The Setaria italica strain Yugu1 chromosome IX, Setaria_italica_v2.0, whole genome shotgun sequence genome has a window encoding:
- the LOC101760824 gene encoding protein NRT1/ PTR FAMILY 8.3: MESSLEEERRQSLLVRATEPEDLAEYTGDGSVDFRGSPILKRNTGNWRACSLILGTEVCERLAYYGISKSLVTYLSTRLHEGNVSAARNFTTWQGTCYLTPLIGATLADSYWGKYRTIAVFSTIYFLGMAALTLSASVPSFMPPQCVGSVCPQPTLPQYLIYFVGLYMIALGAGGIKPCVSSFGADQFDDTDPVEKTKKGAFFNWFYFCINIGSLISGTVLIWVQENYGYGIGFGIPTFFIALAIGSFFLGSEIYRFQIPGGSPLTRACQVVVAATRKRKVDLPVDGSLLYELDGKSSAIEGSRKLEHSSEFSFLDKAAVILWNERDGYHDPWRLCTVTQVEELKILLRMFPIWATGIVFFTVCAQNSSMFIEQGMALDNQIGSFKIPPATLSSLDVISVVVWVPIYERLVVPIARRFTGKERGFSELQRMGIGLFVSTIAVAVAALVEIKRLQVARAEGMVHQKVPVPMSILWQAPQYLLVGVGEVFTSIGQAEFFYNQSPDAMRSLCSAFALVTVSLGSYLSSFILTLVSYFTTRNGQLGWIPDNLNEGHLDRFFWLITGLSSLNLLVFLYYAQQYKCKRASVA, from the exons ATGGAGTCGTcgctggaggaggagcggcggcagagCCTCCTGGTGCGCGCGACGGAGCCGGAG GATCTTGCTGAGTACACAGGCGATGGTTCAGTTGACTTTAGAGGTTCTCCTATTTTAAAGCGTAACACAGGGAACTGGAGAGCGTGTTCATTGATTCTTG GAACTGAAGTATGTGAACGTTTGGCCTACTATGGCATCTCAAAAAGTTTGGTCACTTACCTTTCAACAAGACTGCATGAAGGAAATGTCTCTGCAGCGAGGAACTTCACAACCTGGCAAGGAACTTGTTATCTCACACCACTTATTGGAGCAACCTTAGCAGATTCGTACTGGGGAAAGTACAGAACTATTGCTGTTTTCTCCACTATTTACTTTCTT GGGATGGCAGCATTGACACTTTCAGCATCAGTTCCTTCTTTCATGCCCCCTCAATGTGTTGGATCTGTTTGTCCACAACCGACCTTACCTCAGTATCTTATATACTTTGTTGGACTATACATGATTGCTTTGGGAGCTGGAGGTATCAAGCCATGTGTTTCATCCTTTGGTGCTGACCAATTTGATGATACTGATCCAGTTGAGAAAACAAAGAAAGGCGCTTTCTTCAATTGGTTTTATTTCTGCATAAATATTGGATCTTTGATCTCTGGCACTGTTCTTATTTGGGTGCAAGAGAACTATGGATACGGCATTGGATTTGGGATCCCTACTTTTTTCATTGCCTTAGCTATTGGAAGCTTTTTTTTAGGTTCAGAGATATATAGATTTCAGATACCAGGAGGAAGCCCACTTACAAGAGCATGTCAGGTAGTTGTGGCAGCCACTCGCAAGCGAAAAGTGGATTTGCCTGTTGATGGTTCTCTTCTCTATGAGCTCGATGGCAAGAGTTCAGCTATCGAGGGGAGTCGTAAGCTGGAGCATAGTAGTGAATTCAG TTTCCTTGACAAAGCTGCGGTCATTTTGTGGAATGAACGTGATGGTTATCATGATCCATGGAGACTTTGCACAGTCACACAAGTTGAAGAGCTTAAAATATTACTGAGGATGTTTCCAATCTGGGCAACAGGCATTGTGTTCTTCACCGTATGTGCTCAAAACTCATCAATGTTCATAGAACAGGGTATGGCCCTCGATAACCAAATCGGTTCTTTCAAGATTCCACCAGCCACTCTGTCATCCTTAGATGTTATCAGTGTTGTTGTTTGGGTTCCAATTTATGAGAGATTAGTTGTGCCCATAGCCAGGAGATTCACTGGAAAAGAGAGAGGTTTCTCTGAGCTTCAACGAATGGGAATCGGCTTATTTGTGTCTACAATCGCAGTGGCAGTTGCAGCATTAGTTGAGATCAAGCGTCTGCAGGTCGCAAGGGCAGAGGGTATGGTTCATCAGAAGGTACCTGTTCCTATGAGCATCCTTTGGCAGGCACCTCAGTACTTGCTGGTCGGTGTGGGGGAGGTGTTCACATCAATTGGTCAAGCTGAGTTTTTCTACAATCAGTCACCAGACGCCATGAGAAGCCTATGCTCAGCTTTTGCTCTTGTTACCGTGTCACTCGGGAGTTATCTCAGCTCATTCATCTTGACCCTGGTGTCATATTTCACTACTCGAAATGGGCAATTGGGGTGGATTCCTGATAACTTAAATGAAGGACATCTTGACCGTTTTTTCTGGCTGATAACCGGACTCAGCTCTCTGAATCTCCTGGTTTTCCTATATTATGCCCAACAATACAAGTGCAAGAGAGCTTCTGTTGCTTAG